One part of the Phycisphaerae bacterium genome encodes these proteins:
- a CDS encoding LacI family DNA-binding transcriptional regulator codes for MAKRKAVSIKDVARESGSSLTTVSLVLNKRDRRISVETRQRILEAVDRLGYRPSRLAQGLQSQKSGFLAILVPQLRHAFADAYFGELISAIQETARQSEYKVILEVADDAYIAAKEYLELFRRHFIDGLLCLGITNRDTYLRDFVSEQFPVILVNNYVSDIRLNHVGCDYEAAGRLAGEHLIKLGHRKVGLIHGAAEVQTTHDLRRGFESALRKAGAKLPQSCVHDGLFTEEGGAAAAVALIKREPGLTALFAGNDKMAIGALAGIKSLGLRVPEDVSVIGCDDIHQGAFCDPPLTTIHTPLFELGRQACSRLFELIDGRIASVTETCRVSVVVRQSCAAPRSSQ; via the coding sequence GGTATCTCTGGTGCTTAACAAACGGGACCGCCGGATCAGCGTAGAAACCCGACAGCGGATTCTGGAGGCGGTCGATCGACTGGGCTATCGCCCGAGCCGACTGGCACAGGGACTCCAATCTCAGAAATCGGGTTTCCTGGCGATCCTCGTTCCGCAACTTCGGCACGCCTTCGCCGACGCCTACTTCGGCGAGCTTATCAGCGCGATCCAGGAGACCGCACGCCAATCCGAATACAAAGTCATTCTTGAAGTTGCGGATGACGCTTACATCGCCGCCAAAGAGTACCTGGAGCTCTTCCGGCGCCATTTCATCGACGGCCTGCTCTGCCTCGGAATCACCAATAGAGACACCTACCTGCGAGATTTTGTTTCTGAGCAGTTCCCCGTAATCCTCGTCAACAACTACGTCTCGGACATCAGGCTCAATCACGTCGGCTGCGACTACGAAGCCGCGGGACGCCTCGCCGGCGAACACCTCATAAAACTGGGCCATCGAAAGGTCGGCCTCATTCACGGTGCCGCCGAGGTCCAGACGACGCACGATCTGCGGCGTGGCTTCGAAAGCGCGCTCAGAAAGGCAGGCGCAAAACTGCCACAATCCTGCGTGCATGACGGACTCTTCACCGAAGAAGGTGGCGCGGCGGCAGCTGTCGCACTGATAAAACGCGAACCGGGTTTGACCGCCCTCTTCGCCGGAAATGACAAAATGGCCATCGGCGCGCTGGCCGGCATCAAAAGCCTCGGACTCCGGGTGCCGGAGGACGTAAGTGTCATCGGCTGCGATGACATTCATCAGGGCGCGTTCTGCGATCCGCCGCTGACAACAATTCACACCCCGCTCTTTGAGCTGGGCCGCCAGGCTTGCAGCCGCCTGTTCGAGCTGATCGACGGCCGCATCGCCAGCGTGACAGAGACCTGCCGAGTCAGCGTTGTCGTCCGCCAATCCTGCGCCGCGCCGCGCAGCTCGCAATAG
- a CDS encoding alpha amylase N-terminal ig-like domain-containing protein, producing the protein MGIAILWNTFSTRCLRAISARWTLATALLLGLGVSAVARADSDDRIHLAGSFNNWATSDDSFKLNHVGDRYELQRYMGCGLYEFKFVFNGTWQRHLGDAGGENRLTQPGGNIHLVCPQSGEYLIWLDVDKMKWGMEHRPASRPYAIITIERASCDHYILDPSQSIPTAGKTLLYRWGSGSSDLGPNDWYIERKEYTDHLFLNAPGQLEIQLVVTDGELADTAVVNGTFGNGFQLSARTNKTASAGMHLVGEDLWAAPYTADHDGTEIFIVTGTGRGTDTSPTSFTVRKDRTYYVLYDNALRTISIETSGYHYFLFDPKSDDRLPKDLVLERVDIVGSFNNWKAGVTPTRRIHPAKYEALVPLPEGLHHYKFAVNGAIFLDDKTADPKLSTPDNHGGRNSGLLIGDDAKQFGEAKPDHITAEAIRHSTRRQEYFAPYSRSDALVTLRTLANDVESASLWTDDSNDPIPMARTESRLGFDYWQATVNAPSARPNYRFEVVDGNTSRWMDADGVHEKRAEASHPFTAEIKMSFETPDWARNAVWYQVFPERFRNGTPDNDPPRTVPWTHKWHAPYKAPSDVKSGSPADFEETGGFFNYIFDRRYGGDLQGVREKLGYLRDLGINAIYLNPIFLAESMHKYDASDYRHIDDFFGVKDSLKKIKGETIDPATWQWSESDKVFLEFLNIAHQMGFKVIIDGVFNHVGRDFWAFKDVLEHGRESKFAGWFDIVSWDPFHYKAWDGDDGSLPRLKHDDALGLAAPVREHLFAVTRRWMDPNGDGDPSDGIDGWRLDVAADINANFWKDWRKLVKSINPDAYIVAELWEESKPWLDGRTFDAVMNYPFAVRAQQFFVNKARATKPSEFDQALKDMLSWYQPQVNYVLQNLYDSHDTDRLASMFMNPDLEYDKSNRLQDNGPNYNEAKPTPDCYHRMKSMVTFQMTFLGAPMVYYGDEVGMYGADDPSDRKPMLWDDLPPNDDPEERIEKDVLEHFRRLIAIRNTFPALQTGTFRSITCRDDLGVYGFCRTSGRESVVVVFNNSDKAYRLNLPSPWPNGSRIVRLDDPNQTELIMPAKDEPTARPRVRPKADLETDLKVENGLLHGMMLEPRSAAVFAVVGS; encoded by the coding sequence ATGGGAATTGCAATTCTCTGGAACACGTTTTCAACGCGTTGTTTGCGTGCGATATCGGCGCGCTGGACCCTTGCCACCGCCCTGCTTCTTGGACTCGGCGTTTCGGCGGTCGCACGCGCCGATTCGGACGATCGCATCCATCTGGCGGGCTCGTTCAACAACTGGGCCACCTCCGACGATTCCTTCAAGCTCAACCACGTCGGAGATCGTTATGAGTTGCAGCGATACATGGGCTGCGGCCTGTACGAATTCAAATTCGTCTTCAATGGGACATGGCAACGACACCTCGGCGACGCCGGCGGCGAAAACCGCCTGACACAGCCGGGAGGCAACATTCACCTCGTTTGTCCCCAATCAGGCGAGTATCTGATCTGGCTTGACGTCGACAAGATGAAGTGGGGAATGGAGCATCGTCCGGCGTCTCGGCCGTACGCCATCATCACGATCGAGCGTGCAAGCTGCGACCACTACATTCTCGATCCGTCGCAGAGCATTCCAACCGCAGGCAAGACCCTCCTCTATCGTTGGGGCAGCGGTTCAAGCGACCTGGGGCCCAATGATTGGTACATCGAACGGAAGGAATACACCGATCATCTCTTCCTCAATGCCCCGGGACAGCTCGAAATTCAACTCGTCGTCACCGATGGCGAACTCGCGGACACGGCCGTCGTGAACGGCACCTTCGGCAATGGATTTCAGTTGTCCGCGCGAACAAACAAAACCGCATCGGCTGGAATGCATCTCGTCGGCGAGGACCTGTGGGCCGCCCCCTACACCGCTGACCACGATGGAACTGAAATCTTCATCGTCACCGGCACGGGCCGTGGCACCGACACGAGCCCGACATCCTTCACGGTCAGAAAAGACCGGACGTACTACGTACTCTACGACAACGCCCTTCGAACAATCAGCATCGAGACTTCAGGCTATCACTACTTCCTGTTTGATCCGAAAAGCGACGATCGTCTGCCCAAAGACCTGGTGCTGGAACGGGTGGACATCGTCGGCAGTTTCAACAACTGGAAAGCGGGAGTGACCCCGACGCGGCGGATCCACCCCGCGAAGTATGAAGCTCTGGTGCCGTTGCCCGAGGGACTCCACCATTACAAGTTCGCCGTCAACGGCGCGATCTTCCTCGATGACAAGACGGCCGATCCGAAGCTCAGCACCCCGGACAACCACGGCGGCCGGAACAGCGGCCTGTTGATCGGCGATGACGCAAAGCAGTTCGGCGAGGCAAAGCCCGATCACATTACCGCCGAAGCGATCAGACATTCGACGCGCCGGCAGGAGTACTTCGCCCCCTATTCGCGATCCGATGCCCTTGTCACGCTTCGGACGCTCGCAAACGACGTGGAGTCGGCAAGCCTGTGGACGGACGACTCGAACGATCCGATTCCGATGGCTCGCACTGAATCGCGTCTTGGATTTGACTACTGGCAGGCGACCGTCAACGCGCCGAGCGCCAGGCCGAACTACCGATTTGAAGTCGTCGACGGCAATACGAGCCGCTGGATGGACGCCGATGGCGTGCACGAAAAGCGAGCTGAGGCAAGTCACCCATTCACTGCGGAAATCAAGATGAGTTTCGAAACGCCGGATTGGGCTCGAAATGCGGTCTGGTACCAGGTCTTCCCGGAACGATTTCGCAACGGAACGCCGGACAACGATCCGCCGAGAACCGTGCCGTGGACGCACAAATGGCACGCGCCTTACAAAGCGCCTTCGGACGTCAAATCCGGTAGTCCGGCAGATTTTGAAGAAACCGGCGGCTTCTTTAATTACATATTTGATCGTCGGTATGGCGGCGATCTCCAGGGCGTTCGGGAGAAGCTCGGCTACCTCCGCGATCTCGGCATCAACGCCATCTACCTCAATCCCATCTTCCTTGCCGAGTCCATGCACAAGTACGACGCGTCGGATTACCGGCACATTGACGACTTCTTCGGCGTGAAGGACAGCCTGAAGAAAATCAAAGGCGAAACGATCGATCCCGCTACATGGCAATGGTCGGAGAGCGACAAGGTTTTCCTCGAATTTCTGAACATCGCGCATCAAATGGGATTCAAGGTCATCATCGACGGCGTATTTAATCACGTTGGACGGGATTTCTGGGCCTTCAAGGATGTACTGGAACACGGACGCGAATCGAAATTCGCGGGGTGGTTCGATATCGTCAGTTGGGACCCGTTTCACTACAAGGCCTGGGACGGGGACGATGGCTCGCTGCCCCGATTGAAGCACGACGATGCACTCGGGCTGGCCGCACCGGTGCGTGAACATCTCTTCGCTGTCACGCGGCGATGGATGGATCCCAACGGCGACGGCGATCCATCCGACGGGATCGACGGCTGGCGGCTGGACGTGGCCGCGGACATCAACGCGAATTTCTGGAAGGACTGGCGAAAGCTGGTTAAATCAATTAACCCAGACGCATACATCGTGGCGGAGCTTTGGGAAGAGTCGAAGCCATGGTTGGATGGACGCACCTTCGATGCGGTGATGAACTATCCCTTCGCGGTCCGCGCGCAGCAGTTCTTCGTGAACAAAGCCAGGGCGACGAAGCCGAGCGAATTCGATCAGGCCCTCAAGGACATGCTCTCCTGGTATCAACCCCAGGTGAACTATGTGCTCCAGAATCTCTATGACAGCCACGATACCGATCGGCTCGCATCGATGTTCATGAACCCGGACCTGGAGTACGACAAATCGAACCGATTGCAGGATAACGGGCCGAACTACAACGAAGCCAAGCCGACGCCCGACTGTTATCACCGAATGAAGTCGATGGTCACCTTTCAGATGACGTTCCTCGGTGCGCCGATGGTGTATTACGGCGACGAGGTCGGCATGTACGGCGCCGACGATCCATCGGATCGCAAACCAATGCTCTGGGATGATCTGCCGCCGAACGACGACCCGGAGGAACGAATCGAAAAAGACGTTCTTGAACACTTTCGGCGGCTCATTGCGATCCGCAATACATTTCCGGCGTTGCAGACCGGCACGTTCCGCTCCATCACATGCCGTGACGATCTCGGGGTCTATGGGTTTTGCCGGACTTCAGGCAGGGAATCGGTGGTTGTCGTGTTCAATAACAGCGACAAGGCCTATCGGCTCAACCTGCCGTCGCCATGGCCCAACGGTTCCAGAATCGTAAGACTGGATGATCCGAATCAGACCGAGCTGATCATGCCCGCGAAGGATGAACCAACCGCTCGACCGAGGGTGCGTCCAAAAGCGGACCTCGAAACAGATTTGAAGGTGGAGAACGGGCTGTTGCACGGAATGATGCTCGAGCCCCGATCGGCCGCGGTCTTCGCGGTGGTCGGATCGTGA
- a CDS encoding extracellular solute-binding protein produces the protein MRSRNLLIQFAKAARLIVGAVAAAILLFSFLWVFAYRPIRDGVQRADEIVISLIHWGEDDEDRIVADLVKDFLEQPGNEKIRVRRTNLGQAAAVNTKLHAMFAAGEPPDVFYLGYEKVADLASKDLLADIDRLIADDVAAGRETVDLSGYFLNVVDCFRFDRETQRMGNRRGRLVALPKDFTPAGFYYNKTLLARAGVAEPPIAGWTWEEFITASREVARLPGCYGADFVTWETMVRLFAWNHGVDFLSNDFSEHYLNDPKLHAVLATLQGWFHNEKRTLFSAKTQLETGMEPFLAGNVGFAGPLGRWKVPTYRLIRSFEWDYAPLPHSQGLPARNGIFTAAWGIANSSPRKAEAWRFVKHMNSRPAQERMCRAGLALSVIKEVSNGPDFIDEGRPPRNYRAYLDAAEYAEPINWPADPAYLHQLRVRLENIFKQNADIPAKLAEVDREWRQIERKHANEVHYTRVNWAGVIGWIVGPIGAFAVGGTVYWWVRRPRGQAMREELAGNIMVSPWVIGLMAFTAFPIVMSFLLSFMRWSGMASLDTAKWVGFDNFVSMWEFDPTFVRALYVTTVYALLAVPSGQIAALLAAMLMNHEWKGIGAFRAIWYLPSVLAGVGMAVMWKWVFHHEHGLMNDVLSKILPASVAPPAWFEKDADRWGVPAFAIVNLWSIGGTMMIYLAGLKGISKELYEAAAIDGATGWRRFLHVTLPMLSPVIFFNVIIAIIASFQVFTQAFIMTGGGPGNATRFYVIQLYNQAFDLHDMGYASAMAWLLLLIVLGLTIVVMRGSRRFVYYEALKG, from the coding sequence TTGCGATCCAGGAACCTGCTCATTCAATTTGCCAAGGCGGCTCGGCTGATCGTCGGGGCTGTGGCCGCCGCGATTTTGCTGTTCTCGTTTCTATGGGTGTTCGCCTATCGACCGATACGCGACGGCGTGCAGCGTGCGGACGAAATCGTCATCTCACTGATTCACTGGGGTGAAGATGATGAGGATCGAATCGTTGCCGATCTTGTCAAGGATTTTCTTGAACAGCCCGGCAACGAGAAAATTCGCGTACGCCGAACAAATCTCGGTCAGGCCGCAGCCGTCAATACCAAACTGCATGCGATGTTCGCTGCCGGCGAACCGCCCGATGTGTTCTATCTCGGATACGAAAAGGTCGCCGATCTCGCATCCAAAGACCTGCTCGCGGATATCGACCGCCTCATCGCCGATGATGTGGCCGCGGGCCGCGAAACGGTCGATCTGTCGGGCTATTTTCTGAATGTTGTCGATTGCTTCCGTTTCGATCGCGAGACACAGCGAATGGGCAACCGACGCGGTCGCCTCGTCGCACTGCCCAAGGATTTCACACCGGCCGGCTTCTATTACAACAAGACGCTTCTCGCCCGCGCAGGCGTGGCGGAGCCGCCGATTGCGGGCTGGACGTGGGAGGAGTTCATAACCGCGTCGCGAGAAGTCGCCAGATTGCCCGGTTGCTACGGTGCCGATTTTGTGACGTGGGAGACGATGGTCCGGCTGTTCGCATGGAACCACGGCGTGGACTTCCTGTCGAATGACTTCAGCGAACACTACCTGAACGATCCGAAGCTACATGCCGTACTCGCGACACTCCAAGGTTGGTTTCACAATGAGAAACGCACCTTGTTTTCCGCCAAGACTCAGCTCGAGACCGGCATGGAACCGTTTCTGGCGGGCAACGTCGGATTCGCGGGACCACTCGGCCGTTGGAAAGTGCCCACATACCGTCTGATTCGCAGCTTCGAGTGGGACTACGCCCCCCTGCCGCACTCTCAGGGATTGCCCGCCCGCAACGGCATCTTCACGGCCGCATGGGGCATCGCCAACAGCAGCCCTCGCAAGGCCGAGGCGTGGCGATTTGTCAAACACATGAACAGCCGCCCGGCGCAGGAGCGGATGTGCCGCGCCGGCCTCGCTTTGTCGGTTATCAAGGAAGTGTCGAATGGTCCGGATTTCATCGACGAAGGCCGACCCCCGCGAAACTATCGCGCCTATCTGGACGCCGCGGAATACGCGGAGCCGATCAACTGGCCGGCTGATCCGGCCTATCTCCACCAGCTGCGCGTACGACTGGAGAACATCTTCAAGCAAAATGCTGATATCCCGGCCAAGCTGGCCGAGGTCGACAGGGAGTGGCGACAGATCGAACGCAAGCACGCCAACGAAGTTCATTACACCCGGGTGAACTGGGCCGGTGTCATCGGATGGATTGTCGGACCCATCGGCGCATTCGCCGTCGGCGGGACGGTGTATTGGTGGGTGCGGCGCCCGCGCGGTCAGGCGATGCGGGAGGAACTCGCCGGTAACATCATGGTCAGCCCATGGGTGATCGGTCTGATGGCATTCACAGCCTTCCCAATCGTCATGTCATTCCTGCTGTCCTTCATGCGATGGAGCGGCATGGCCTCGCTGGACACGGCAAAATGGGTTGGATTCGACAACTTTGTGTCGATGTGGGAGTTCGACCCGACCTTTGTTCGCGCGCTCTATGTCACGACGGTGTACGCGCTGCTTGCCGTGCCGAGCGGCCAGATCGCAGCGCTTCTCGCCGCGATGCTGATGAACCATGAATGGAAAGGAATCGGCGCATTCCGAGCGATCTGGTATCTACCGAGTGTCCTCGCCGGAGTCGGCATGGCGGTCATGTGGAAGTGGGTGTTCCACCACGAACACGGGCTGATGAACGACGTGCTATCGAAAATCCTGCCGGCCTCTGTCGCACCGCCGGCGTGGTTTGAGAAAGACGCAGACCGCTGGGGCGTGCCCGCGTTCGCCATCGTCAATCTGTGGTCGATTGGCGGCACCATGATGATTTATCTGGCGGGGCTCAAAGGAATTTCAAAGGAACTGTACGAGGCGGCTGCAATCGACGGCGCGACCGGATGGCGTCGATTCCTGCATGTCACCCTGCCGATGCTCAGCCCGGTTATTTTCTTTAACGTCATCATCGCGATAATCGCTTCGTTTCAGGTCTTCACGCAGGCATTCATCATGACGGGCGGGGGACCGGGCAACGCAACCCGATTCTATGTGATTCAGCTCTACAACCAGGCTTTTGACCTGCATGACATGGGGTATGCCAGTGCCATGGCATGGCTCCTGTTACTAATCGTCCTCGGCCTGACGATCGTCGTCATGCGAGGCAGCAGGCGATTCGTGTACTACGAAGCACTGAAAGGCTGA
- a CDS encoding carbohydrate ABC transporter permease, whose protein sequence is MMSSRIQKSLTLFVLLAGSVAMMFPFWWMIVTSLSTGEEASQSASGFRLWPSAAQWANYPAALSRMGSREWIGFLDAMSNTVVITTLVVIGQVLSCSLVGYAFARVRFRGRDALFIVMIATMMLPAQVTMIPLFILFRWFGWIDTFLPLVVPAFFGSPFFIFMFRQFFAQVPEALVEAARVDGCGSFRIWWQIMLPICKPVIAITAIFTFIGAWNDFLGPLIYLQSEEKMTLAVALNSFQNQYGDFRDANYLMAASIVTMVPCIALFIVAQKQFISGLALGGVKG, encoded by the coding sequence ATGATGTCGTCTCGCATCCAGAAAAGCCTGACTCTATTCGTCCTGCTCGCGGGATCCGTCGCGATGATGTTCCCTTTCTGGTGGATGATCGTCACCAGTCTTTCAACCGGCGAGGAAGCGAGTCAGTCAGCGTCCGGATTCCGACTCTGGCCCAGCGCCGCCCAATGGGCAAATTATCCCGCTGCCCTGAGCAGGATGGGAAGCCGCGAATGGATCGGATTCCTCGACGCCATGTCGAATACCGTCGTCATAACGACGCTGGTCGTCATCGGACAGGTCTTGTCGTGCAGTCTGGTGGGATACGCATTCGCGAGGGTGCGGTTTCGCGGCCGGGACGCCCTCTTCATCGTGATGATCGCGACGATGATGTTGCCGGCTCAGGTCACGATGATCCCGCTTTTCATTCTCTTCCGCTGGTTCGGATGGATTGACACGTTCCTGCCCCTTGTCGTACCCGCGTTTTTCGGGAGCCCCTTTTTCATTTTCATGTTTAGGCAGTTTTTCGCCCAGGTGCCCGAAGCGCTGGTCGAAGCAGCCCGGGTTGACGGCTGCGGTTCTTTTCGCATCTGGTGGCAGATCATGCTGCCCATCTGCAAGCCTGTCATCGCAATCACCGCCATTTTCACGTTCATCGGCGCTTGGAACGATTTTCTCGGGCCCCTGATTTACCTCCAAAGTGAGGAAAAAATGACGCTGGCCGTCGCACTGAACTCATTCCAGAACCAGTACGGCGACTTTCGCGATGCGAATTACCTGATGGCGGCGAGCATTGTCACAATGGTGCCCTGCATCGCGCTTTTTATCGTGGCTCAGAAGCAATTCATCAGCGGCCTGGCCCTCGGCGGCGTCAAGGGATAA
- a CDS encoding 8-oxoguanine deaminase has translation MTDTIFNGTLIAHRDGAPIVSPCESISIGDGVITEVQLGDGGADGAARTADGRSERFDASGHVILPGLINTHHHLYQSLTRCLRCVQDASLFDWLTQLYKRWRHIDYSSVKLAAQISIAELQFSGCTTTSDHFYIFPRGTDARLEAVLDAAEEMGMRIHACRGSMSVGHSAGGLPPDDCVEDERAILQDCERAMDRFHDGGEHSMRRIDLAPCSPFSVSPELMKDVASLARSRGALLHTHAAETLDEEEYCLNRFGARPIDLLDSLDWLGPDVYLAHCVCLNHSDICRLAETKTGIAHCPSSNMRLGSGIPPVRALLDAGGRVGLGVDGSSSNDGGHLLAEARQALLLQRAARGPLGLSVAEAFSLGTVGSAEVLNRPRLGNIAAGFSADLAMFRRDDLSLAGAIEQDPLGAIMLCRTARVDRLIINGRTVIEDGRHKLVDLPALIERFNRLVRERFSFQMP, from the coding sequence ATGACAGATACAATTTTCAACGGAACGCTCATTGCACATCGCGACGGTGCGCCGATTGTTTCGCCGTGCGAATCGATCTCCATCGGCGATGGCGTTATCACGGAAGTCCAACTCGGGGATGGGGGCGCCGACGGCGCCGCGAGAACGGCCGACGGGCGGAGTGAACGGTTCGACGCCTCAGGGCACGTCATTCTTCCCGGATTGATCAACACGCATCATCACCTTTACCAGTCGCTCACGCGGTGTCTGCGCTGCGTGCAGGATGCGTCGCTTTTCGACTGGCTGACCCAGTTGTACAAACGCTGGCGACATATCGACTACTCCTCCGTCAAACTTGCCGCGCAAATCAGCATTGCCGAGCTGCAATTCTCCGGATGCACGACCACCAGCGACCATTTCTACATTTTTCCGCGGGGAACGGATGCCCGGCTGGAAGCGGTTCTCGACGCGGCGGAGGAAATGGGAATGCGAATTCACGCCTGCCGGGGCTCCATGAGCGTGGGGCATTCCGCGGGCGGCCTGCCTCCGGACGACTGCGTGGAGGACGAACGCGCGATTTTGCAGGATTGTGAACGGGCAATGGATCGCTTCCACGACGGCGGGGAGCACTCGATGCGGCGGATCGATCTGGCGCCCTGCTCCCCGTTCTCCGTCAGTCCGGAGTTGATGAAAGATGTCGCGTCGCTGGCACGCTCCCGCGGCGCGCTGCTGCATACTCACGCTGCTGAAACGCTTGACGAGGAGGAATACTGCCTGAATCGATTCGGGGCGCGGCCGATCGATCTGCTGGACTCGCTCGATTGGCTGGGTCCTGATGTTTATCTGGCGCACTGTGTCTGCCTCAACCATTCGGACATTTGTCGGCTGGCGGAAACGAAGACCGGCATCGCCCATTGTCCGTCATCGAACATGCGACTCGGCAGCGGGATTCCGCCGGTTCGCGCCTTACTGGACGCCGGGGGTCGAGTGGGACTGGGGGTTGACGGCAGTTCTTCAAATGACGGCGGTCATCTTCTCGCGGAGGCTCGCCAGGCGCTGCTGCTTCAGCGAGCCGCGCGGGGGCCGCTCGGCTTGTCCGTGGCGGAGGCGTTTTCACTGGGCACCGTCGGTAGCGCCGAGGTTCTGAATCGTCCACGGCTTGGGAACATTGCCGCCGGATTTTCGGCCGATCTTGCGATGTTTCGGCGGGACGATCTGTCACTCGCCGGCGCGATTGAGCAGGATCCACTCGGCGCGATCATGCTCTGCCGGACGGCTCGCGTTGATCGACTGATTATCAACGGGCGCACCGTCATCGAAGACGGTCGGCACAAGCTGGTTGATCTGCCGGCGCTGATCGAACGATTTAATCGACTCGTGCGGGAGCGGTTCTCTTTCCAGATGCCCTGA